AAAACCTGCTGCTTGGCGGGCCCAGAGCAGAGCTGTCACGTCGGAAAAGCCCAGCAGCCAGCCGCTTTGCCAGCGGATGGGCTGCTCAAGCAGCCGAGCAGCCCCCCATCCACCGCGGGCACAGGCGAGCAGCGCTGCGGGTTCGGCCGGATGCAGATCGGCGTGGCGCGCGTCATCGCGCCCTGCGAAGTAGCCCCAACGTCGGGTGGCCAAGGCCTGGGGTTGAACATCCAGCCCCCAGCTCTGCAAAACAGCAATGCCCTGTTGCAGCTTGATGTCGTCTTGAAGGGCTGAACTGGCGGCCACGCAGGCCACACGGTCTCCAGTCCGGAGCGGTGGAGCCGGGGTGATGCGCATTAGGCTCCCAACCCCCTGGCCAGAACCAGGCCGAGCCAGAGCAGCGTCCCTGCCTGCACCTGTTGGGCAAAGTGCTTCCCGTAGGTGCCCATGGAGGCATCTTGCTTGTTTAAGGGGTTGCAGCTGAACTGCATGAAGACTGTGGCAAGCAACCAGAGAGGCCAGAAGGGTGCTGCGATCTGAGCCGTCCAGGCCGCAATGGCAAGGGTGATGGCTGTCACGAGGTAGCAGCCCCGCACCACAGGCACCACGCGGGATCCGAGGCTCAAGGCGCTGCTGCGCAGGCCGAGGCTGGCATCGTCACGTCGATCGGCCATGGCATAGACCGTGTCGAAACCAAAGGTCCAGACCACGGTTGCCAGCCAACTGCACACCAGGGCAGGACTCCAGCTCAAGGAGGCCGTCGCAGCGGACCAGGGGATCAGCACCGCGAAGCCCCAGCACAGCGCCAAGATCACCTGGGGGAAGGCGAACCATCGCTTCGCTGATGGATACCCGAGGATCGGCAGCACGGCCGTGCAGGCCAACGTGAGACAGAGTCTGAGGCTGGCGGCCGGAAGACTCAGCACGACAGCCAGGCTGAGGCCCAGCAAGGTCAGCAGCAAAGCGAAGGCTGGTCCTCGCTGCAGCGCACCCCTGGCCAGAGGGCGACGTTTTGTGCGTTCCACCTTGCCGTCGAACCGCTGGTCCCACAGGTCATTGGCGATGCAGCCCGCACCGCTTACTGCCATGCCCCCCAGCAGGATCTGCAGGATCAGCACAACACTTGGAGGAGCGGTTGGATTCAGCCAGAGGGCCCAGCCTGCTGGGATCAGCAGAATCAGCCGGCCGGTGGGTTTGTTCCATCGGAGCAGTTCGATCCAGGGCTGAAGACGTGCAGAGCTGCTGATCACAATCAACGGGATTTGAAGAACCCTAGTCAGGGCCTGATGGCCTCGGCCGTCAGTGGCAGAGTGGATTCCATTGCCGCTCTGACGTTGATGCTGGATGCCAAGGCCCCAGCCCAGCCAACGGAACAGAACAACGGCGTGCCTCAGGCAGCGAATCCTGATCTGCGCCGGATCGCCGCCATCGACATCGGCACCAATTCCTTTCATCTTCTGGTGGCAGCCGTTGATCCGAAGCTGCGCACGTTTCGGATCATCCAGGCCGAAAAGGCCACCACGCGTCTTGGGGAGCGTGATCCCGAGACCGGTGAGCTGACATCGGCGGCGATGCAACGGGGGCTGGAAACTCTCCGCCAGTTCAGAGATCTCGCCGCCAGTCACCGGGTTGAGCAGATCGTGACGGCCGCGACGAGTGCCGTTCGTGAAGCGCCCAATGGTCGCGATTTCCTCCAGACCATTCTCGACGATCTGGGGATGGAGGTGGATTTGGTCAGCGGCCCCGAGGAGGCCCGGCTGATCTACCTGGGTGTCCTCTCAGGAATGCCTTTTGGAGATCGTCCTCATCTTCTGCTCGACATCGGCGGTGGCTCCACGGAACTGATCCTTGCCGATGGTCGTGATGCCCGCGCCCTCACCAGCACCCGTGTGGGGGCTGTGCGCCTCCAGCGGGACTTTGTTCGGGATGATCCGATGCCTCCCCAACGGCGATCGTTTCTGCAGGCTTTCATTCAGGGGTCGCTTGAACCTGCGGTCGACAAAGTGCGTCGCAGGATCAAACCCGGTGAAACTCCTGTGTTGGTGGCCACCAGCGGCACGGCCATGGCGATTGGCTCACTGGCTGCGAGTGAAGAGGAGCGTCCACCCCGCAAATTGCATGGGTACCGCGTCACCCGGCAGCGCCTGGACCAGGTGGTCGATCGTCTGATCACGATGACCCCTGCTCAGCGGAGGGAGTTGGCTCCGATCAATGACCGTCGGGCCGAAATCATTGTTCCCGGCGCGCTGATCCTGCAAACCACCATGAAGATGCTGGGAGTCGAGGACTTGGTGCTGAGTGAGCGTGCGCTCAGGGAAGGTCTGATTGTTGATTGGATGCTTCGCCAGGGGCTTCTGGAAGACCGCTTCAGCTTTCAGAGCAGCATCAGGCAACGCACCGTGATTCATCAGGTTCAGCGTTTTGCGGTGAATCAGATCAGGGCTGAACGGGTCGCCAGCCATGCCCTAAGCCTCTACGACGCAACGCGAGGAGTGATGCATGACGACAGCGGCGAAGGTCGCGAACTGCTTTGGGCTGCCGCCATGCTCCATTCCTCTGGCCAGCACATCAACATCAGCGCTTACCACAAGCACACCTGGTACTTGATTCGTCATGGTGAGCTGCTGGGCTATTCCGAGGCGGAGCACTTGATGGTGGCGGCCATTGCCCGCTATCACCGCCGCAGCCTGCCGAAGAAACGCCATGAGTCTTGGCAGCTTGTGGCCACCCGAGAAAACCGTCGTTGCGTTCATCAGATGGCCCTGCTGCTGCGCTTGGCCGCGGCCCTGGATCGCAGGCCTGAACCGGTGATTTCAGCACTCCGCATTCATGCGGTGAAAGGAACTCTTGAGCTGGAAATCGTCCCTGAGCGGGTCAACCAGAACGTCAGCCTTGAGCAATGGAGCTTGGAGAGCTGCGCTGAGGTGGTGAAGGAGGCTGTCGGGGTGGATCTGCGCGTCAGCGTTCAGGGTTGAGAGGGATCCAGCGGATGTCGTTCACGGCGCCAAGGGTTCGTGTCTCTGCGTCGGGGTAACTCAGCTGGACCAGATCAGGCCGGCCGGCGTAGATCTCCACCAGATCGGGATTTTCAATCCTGCGCTCACCATTCAGGAGCCCTTCGAATTCCACAATTCCCTCACGCCGCAAGGCGATCCAGCTGGGTTCGCTGCTGCTGATCGTGAGTCCCAGCTCTGCGGTGGGTGGAGCTGGAACGATGAGAGCATCGAGCTCCTCTACAACCTCGGCCACCTCGAGGTCTGCCTCGCTTGGTTCAAGGGTTTGATTGGTAGGCCTCAACCCTTGGGCGAAGCGCGTCAACTCGGAGGAGTTGCTCCACACAACAAAGCCAAGCCCAGCAAGCCCGGCTAGGGCCAAAAGGGGAAGCGGATGAACTGTTCTTTGTTTCTGAGGGGTGATGCCCCGCGTTGTTGCCCCGGGAGTCGCCCGTTTGGGCTGGTTGGTGGTGAGGGGACCGAGGGTCTGAACCATGGCGTCAGCATCCAAACCCAGATGGGAGCTGAGCCGGCGCACCATGGCCTTGATGAACACGGGTTCAGGAAGTTCGGCTTGATCGCCGCGTTCCAGTGCTGCGAGTTGCTCCTCGCCCATGTGCATCTGGCCGGCAAGCTGGTTCTGGGTCAGGCCCGCTGCAGCCCGTGCCTCGGCCAACTGTCGCCCTGCCTCTACAAGGCCCGTGGCTTTGCCTTGGTCGTCCGCAAGACTCCGCTCGTTCATCAATGAGTAAGTCGACCTAGCTCAGGGCTGAACCTAGGCCCATTCCACAGTGCAGTCAGCCCTTGATGAACGCCGAAGGATTAAGTGCCACCAAAAAATATGGGCGATACTGGATTCGAACCAGTGACCCCTTCCGTGTGAAGGAAGTGCGCTACCACTGTGCTAATCGCCCGCACAAATCGATCCTAAACCACTGCCTATTGGGCTTTCGGACGGAACAGGTGGTCGTGGTCAGGCGAGTAAAGGCGTGAGCGTTGAGGACCACCGGCGAGGGCCGGACTGACTACGTAGAGCGTTGTTCGAATCAGATTCCGTTCCCGACTGACCGCAGCCATCTCCCTGAGAGGAACCACTGTGAGCATCTGATCGGGCCAGCTCACCCGATGTCCTATGGCTACTGGCGTGTCGGCGGGATAGTGCTCCAGAAGGGTGGTTTGCACCTCTTCAACGTGTCGTGCACTCAAATAGATGCAAAGGCTGGCGCGCAGGGCGGCCAGCCGATCCAGCTGTTCCCGTTCCGGCACGCCGGTGCGACCTCCAGCGCGACTGAGAACAATGGTCTGCACCACGCCTGGAAGGGTGAGTTCGCTGGCCAGTCCGGCGGCTGCCGCTTGGTAAGCGCTGATCCCGGGGATTACTTCCACGGGGATTTTGGCGTCGTTTAAGGCGCAGATCTGTTCGTTGATAGCGCTGTAGAGCGCAGTGTCTCCGTCGTGGAGTCGCACCACCCGTTTGCCCTGGCGGTGT
This is a stretch of genomic DNA from Synechococcus sp. MU1617. It encodes these proteins:
- a CDS encoding 4-hydroxybenzoate polyprenyltransferase translates to MISSSARLQPWIELLRWNKPTGRLILLIPAGWALWLNPTAPPSVVLILQILLGGMAVSGAGCIANDLWDQRFDGKVERTKRRPLARGALQRGPAFALLLTLLGLSLAVVLSLPAASLRLCLTLACTAVLPILGYPSAKRWFAFPQVILALCWGFAVLIPWSAATASLSWSPALVCSWLATVVWTFGFDTVYAMADRRDDASLGLRSSALSLGSRVVPVVRGCYLVTAITLAIAAWTAQIAAPFWPLWLLATVFMQFSCNPLNKQDASMGTYGKHFAQQVQAGTLLWLGLVLARGLGA
- a CDS encoding Ppx/GppA phosphatase family protein, with translation MLDAKAPAQPTEQNNGVPQAANPDLRRIAAIDIGTNSFHLLVAAVDPKLRTFRIIQAEKATTRLGERDPETGELTSAAMQRGLETLRQFRDLAASHRVEQIVTAATSAVREAPNGRDFLQTILDDLGMEVDLVSGPEEARLIYLGVLSGMPFGDRPHLLLDIGGGSTELILADGRDARALTSTRVGAVRLQRDFVRDDPMPPQRRSFLQAFIQGSLEPAVDKVRRRIKPGETPVLVATSGTAMAIGSLAASEEERPPRKLHGYRVTRQRLDQVVDRLITMTPAQRRELAPINDRRAEIIVPGALILQTTMKMLGVEDLVLSERALREGLIVDWMLRQGLLEDRFSFQSSIRQRTVIHQVQRFAVNQIRAERVASHALSLYDATRGVMHDDSGEGRELLWAAAMLHSSGQHINISAYHKHTWYLIRHGELLGYSEAEHLMVAAIARYHRRSLPKKRHESWQLVATRENRRCVHQMALLLRLAAALDRRPEPVISALRIHAVKGTLELEIVPERVNQNVSLEQWSLESCAEVVKEAVGVDLRVSVQG
- a CDS encoding RodZ family helix-turn-helix domain-containing protein, yielding MNERSLADDQGKATGLVEAGRQLAEARAAAGLTQNQLAGQMHMGEEQLAALERGDQAELPEPVFIKAMVRRLSSHLGLDADAMVQTLGPLTTNQPKRATPGATTRGITPQKQRTVHPLPLLALAGLAGLGFVVWSNSSELTRFAQGLRPTNQTLEPSEADLEVAEVVEELDALIVPAPPTAELGLTISSSEPSWIALRREGIVEFEGLLNGERRIENPDLVEIYAGRPDLVQLSYPDAETRTLGAVNDIRWIPLNPER
- the cobM gene encoding precorrin-4 C(11)-methyltransferase, with the protein product MSQVVSFVGAGPGAPDLLTLRAAERLKQADVLIWTDSLVCPAIADLAPADCERIRTSTTTLEDLIPLLIDRHRQGKRVVRLHDGDTALYSAINEQICALNDAKIPVEVIPGISAYQAAAAGLASELTLPGVVQTIVLSRAGGRTGVPEREQLDRLAALRASLCIYLSARHVEEVQTTLLEHYPADTPVAIGHRVSWPDQMLTVVPLREMAAVSRERNLIRTTLYVVSPALAGGPQRSRLYSPDHDHLFRPKAQ